The following proteins are encoded in a genomic region of Pseudomonas sp. Os17:
- the gmk gene encoding guanylate kinase yields the protein MTHSTGTLYIISAPSGAGKSSLVKALTDANPEIRVSISHTTRAMRPGEVNGVNYHFVERSEFVKMIEHGDFLERAEVFGNLYGTSQSHLQQTLDEGHDLILEIDWQGAEQVRKLMPQARSIFILPPSLQALHQRLTNRGQDSDEIIEGRMREAVSEMSHYVDYDYLIINDDFAHALDDLKAIFRSNQLQQKRQQQRFGKLLAELLG from the coding sequence ATGACCCACAGCACCGGCACCCTGTACATCATTTCCGCCCCATCGGGCGCAGGCAAAAGCAGCCTGGTCAAGGCTTTGACCGACGCCAACCCGGAGATCCGCGTCTCGATCTCCCACACCACCCGCGCCATGCGCCCGGGCGAAGTGAATGGCGTGAACTATCACTTCGTCGAACGCAGCGAGTTCGTGAAGATGATCGAGCATGGCGACTTTCTGGAGCGCGCCGAAGTCTTCGGCAACCTCTATGGCACCTCGCAAAGCCACCTGCAGCAGACCCTGGACGAAGGTCACGACCTGATCCTGGAAATCGACTGGCAAGGCGCCGAGCAGGTGCGCAAGCTGATGCCACAGGCGCGTTCGATCTTCATCCTGCCACCATCCTTGCAGGCCTTGCACCAGCGCCTGACCAACCGCGGGCAAGACAGCGACGAGATCATCGAAGGGCGGATGCGCGAAGCCGTCAGCGAAATGAGCCACTACGTCGACTACGACTACCTGATCATCAACGACGATTTCGCCCACGCGCTGGACGACCTGAAGGCCATTTTCCGCTCCAATCAACTGCAGCAGAAACGTCAGCAGCAGCGTTTCGGCAAGTTGCTGGCTGAACTGCTGGGCTAA
- the rpoZ gene encoding DNA-directed RNA polymerase subunit omega, whose amino-acid sequence MARVTVEDCLEHVDNRFELVMLSTKRARQLATGGKEPKVAWENDKPTVVALREIAEGLIDYAAIAEAEIVEDEPLFAAFEDESNEAV is encoded by the coding sequence ATGGCCCGCGTAACCGTTGAAGACTGTCTAGAACACGTGGATAACCGCTTTGAGCTGGTCATGCTCTCTACCAAGCGTGCCCGTCAACTGGCAACCGGCGGCAAAGAGCCGAAAGTAGCATGGGAAAACGACAAGCCTACCGTTGTCGCCCTGCGCGAAATCGCTGAAGGCCTGATCGACTATGCAGCCATCGCCGAAGCCGAAATCGTTGAAGACGAGCCGCTTTTTGCTGCTTTCGAGGACGAGTCCAACGAGGCCGTCTGA
- the spoT gene encoding bifunctional GTP diphosphokinase/guanosine-3',5'-bis pyrophosphate 3'-pyrophosphohydrolase, whose protein sequence is MPSIDALADRLSTYLGTDQVNLVRRAYFYAEQAHDGQRRRSGEAYVTHPLAVANILADMHMDHQSLMAAMLHDVIEDTGIAKEALSAQFGETVAELVDGVSKLTQMNFETKAEAQAENFQKMAMAMARDIRVILVKLADRLHNMRTLEVLSGEKRRRIAKETLEIYAPIANRLGMHSIRIEFEDLGFKAMHPMRSARIYQAVKRARGNRKEIVNKIEESLSHCLAIDGIQGEVSGRQKHLYGIYKKMRGKRRAFNEIMDVYAFRIIVDKVDTCYRVLGAVHNLYKPLPGRFKDYIAIPKANGYQSLHTTLFGMHGVPIEIQIRTREMEEMANNGIAAHWLYKSSGDEQPKGTHARARQWVKGVLEMQQRAGNSLEFIESVKIDLFPDEVYVFTPKGRIMELPKGSTAVDFAYAVHTDVGNSCIACRINRRLAPLSEPLQSGSTVEIVSAPGARPNPAWLNFVVTGKARTHIRHALKLQRRSESISLGERLLNKVLNGFDSSLEKIPTERIQAILQEYRLELIEDLLEDIGLGNRMAYVVARRLLGEGEQLPSPEGPLAIRGTEGLVLSYAKCCTPIPGDPIVGHLSAGKGMVVHLDNCRNISEIRHNPEKCIQLSWAKDVTGEFNVELRVELEHQRGLIALLASSVNAADGNIEKISMDERDGRISVVQLVVSVHDRVHLARVIKKLRALTGVIRITRMRA, encoded by the coding sequence ATGCCGAGCATAGACGCCCTCGCCGATCGCTTATCGACCTATCTCGGCACGGACCAGGTCAATCTGGTCCGCCGAGCGTATTTCTACGCCGAACAAGCCCATGACGGTCAGCGCCGTCGCAGCGGCGAGGCGTACGTCACGCACCCACTCGCGGTAGCGAATATTCTTGCCGACATGCACATGGACCATCAGAGCCTGATGGCCGCGATGCTGCATGACGTGATCGAAGACACCGGCATCGCCAAGGAAGCGCTCAGCGCGCAGTTTGGTGAAACCGTGGCCGAACTCGTGGACGGGGTCAGCAAACTGACCCAGATGAACTTCGAGACCAAGGCCGAAGCCCAAGCGGAAAACTTCCAGAAAATGGCCATGGCCATGGCTCGCGATATTCGCGTGATCCTGGTCAAGCTGGCCGACCGCCTGCACAACATGCGCACCCTGGAAGTGCTCTCCGGCGAGAAACGCCGGCGGATCGCCAAGGAAACCCTGGAGATCTACGCCCCCATCGCCAATCGCCTGGGCATGCACAGCATCCGTATCGAATTCGAAGACCTGGGCTTCAAGGCGATGCACCCGATGCGTTCCGCGCGGATCTACCAGGCGGTCAAGCGCGCTCGGGGCAATCGCAAGGAAATCGTCAACAAGATCGAAGAATCCCTCAGCCACTGCCTGGCCATCGACGGCATCCAGGGCGAGGTCAGCGGTCGCCAGAAGCACCTGTACGGCATCTACAAGAAAATGCGCGGCAAACGCCGGGCCTTCAACGAGATCATGGACGTCTATGCGTTCCGCATCATCGTCGACAAGGTAGACACCTGCTACCGGGTACTTGGCGCTGTGCACAATCTGTACAAGCCGCTGCCGGGACGCTTCAAGGACTACATCGCCATTCCCAAGGCCAACGGCTATCAGTCGCTGCATACCACGCTGTTCGGCATGCACGGAGTACCGATCGAGATCCAGATCCGTACCCGGGAAATGGAAGAAATGGCCAATAACGGCATCGCCGCCCACTGGCTGTACAAATCCAGTGGCGACGAACAGCCCAAAGGCACCCACGCCCGCGCCCGCCAATGGGTCAAGGGCGTCCTGGAAATGCAACAGCGCGCCGGCAACTCCCTGGAATTCATCGAGAGCGTGAAGATCGACCTGTTCCCGGACGAGGTCTACGTGTTCACGCCCAAAGGCCGGATCATGGAGCTGCCCAAAGGCTCCACCGCCGTGGACTTCGCCTACGCGGTGCACACCGACGTGGGCAACAGCTGCATCGCCTGCCGGATCAACCGCCGCCTGGCACCGCTGTCGGAACCCCTGCAAAGCGGCTCCACCGTGGAAATCGTCAGCGCCCCGGGGGCACGCCCCAATCCGGCCTGGCTGAATTTCGTGGTCACCGGCAAGGCCCGCACCCACATTCGTCACGCCCTCAAGCTGCAGCGCCGCTCCGAATCCATCAGCCTCGGCGAACGCCTGCTGAACAAGGTGCTCAACGGTTTCGACAGCTCGCTGGAAAAAATCCCGACCGAACGTATCCAGGCCATCCTCCAGGAATACCGCCTGGAACTGATCGAAGACCTGCTGGAAGACATCGGCCTGGGCAATCGCATGGCCTACGTCGTGGCCCGACGCCTGCTGGGTGAAGGCGAACAGCTGCCAAGCCCGGAAGGCCCGCTGGCGATCCGCGGCACCGAAGGCCTGGTGCTGAGCTACGCCAAATGCTGCACGCCGATCCCTGGCGACCCGATCGTCGGCCACCTGTCCGCTGGCAAAGGGATGGTGGTGCACCTGGACAACTGCCGCAATATCAGCGAAATCCGCCACAACCCGGAAAAATGCATCCAGCTGTCCTGGGCCAAGGATGTCACTGGCGAGTTCAACGTCGAACTGCGCGTCGAGCTGGAACACCAGCGCGGCCTGATCGCGCTGCTGGCCAGCAGCGTCAACGCCGCCGACGGCAACATCGAGAAAATCAGCATGGACGAACGCGATGGTCGCATCAGCGTGGTCCAACTGGTGGTCAGCGTGCACGACCGCGTGCACCTGGCCCGCGTGATCAAGAAACTGCGCGCCCTGACCGGGGTCATCCGCATCACCCGCATGCGCGCGTAG
- a CDS encoding RidA family protein, with product MTKTVITSEKAPAAIGTYSQAIKAGNTVYMSGQIPLDPKTMELVEGFEAQTVQVFENLKSVAEAAGGSFKDIVKLNIFLTDLSHFAKVNEIMGKYFQQPYPARAAIGVAALPKGAQVEMDAILVIE from the coding sequence ATGACCAAGACCGTTATCACCAGCGAAAAGGCCCCGGCCGCCATCGGCACCTACTCCCAGGCCATCAAGGCGGGCAACACCGTCTACATGTCGGGCCAGATTCCCCTCGATCCAAAAACCATGGAACTGGTGGAAGGCTTCGAAGCCCAGACCGTCCAGGTCTTCGAGAACCTCAAGTCGGTAGCCGAGGCCGCTGGCGGTTCGTTCAAGGACATCGTCAAGCTGAACATCTTCCTCACCGACCTGAGCCACTTCGCCAAGGTCAACGAGATCATGGGCAAGTACTTCCAGCAGCCTTACCCAGCCCGCGCCGCCATTGGCGTGGCAGCCCTGCCCAAGGGCGCACAGGTTGAAATGGATGCCATTCTGGTCATCGAGTAA
- a CDS encoding NAD-dependent epimerase/dehydratase family protein, with the protein MSSPSVLIAGCGDVGSRLATQLLAEQWRVYGLRRTVSRLPQGVIGVAGDLFSEQCPMDWPQAPLDYLVYCAAATEHDEAGYRAAYVEGLQHVLSWLKQHGQQPKRLLFVSSSSVYEQKGGEWVDENSPALASGYSGRLMLEAEQVALNSGLPATRVRLTGIYGPGREWLLTQVRRGYRVAIDPPLYGNRIHADDAAGLLAFLLEADRRGTALDDCYIGVDDAPAPLAEVVGWLREYLGVTEWADDASVRRTGSKRCSNARARALGWVPRYLSYRQGYAAILQGQG; encoded by the coding sequence ATGTCCTCCCCCTCTGTTTTGATCGCCGGTTGCGGTGATGTCGGGAGTCGCCTGGCGACTCAACTGCTGGCTGAGCAATGGCGGGTTTATGGCTTGCGCCGCACGGTATCGCGCCTGCCTCAGGGAGTGATTGGCGTCGCCGGTGACCTGTTCAGCGAGCAATGCCCGATGGACTGGCCACAGGCGCCCCTGGATTATCTGGTGTACTGCGCGGCGGCCACCGAGCATGACGAAGCTGGGTATCGCGCGGCCTATGTCGAGGGCCTGCAGCATGTGCTGAGCTGGCTCAAGCAGCATGGCCAGCAGCCCAAGCGCCTGTTGTTCGTCTCCAGCAGCAGTGTCTACGAGCAGAAGGGCGGTGAATGGGTCGATGAGAATTCGCCGGCCCTGGCGAGCGGCTACTCGGGCCGTTTGATGCTGGAAGCCGAGCAGGTGGCCTTGAACAGTGGGCTGCCTGCAACGCGGGTGCGCCTGACCGGCATCTACGGGCCGGGCCGTGAATGGCTGCTGACCCAGGTGCGGCGCGGGTATCGGGTGGCGATTGATCCGCCGTTGTATGGCAATCGCATTCATGCCGACGATGCGGCGGGCCTGCTGGCGTTCCTGCTTGAGGCGGACCGTCGCGGCACCGCGCTGGATGATTGCTATATCGGGGTCGATGACGCGCCCGCGCCGCTGGCGGAAGTGGTCGGCTGGCTGCGTGAATACCTGGGTGTGACCGAGTGGGCGGATGATGCCAGCGTGCGCCGCACCGGTAGCAAGCGCTGCAGCAATGCCCGGGCCCGGGCGTTGGGCTGGGTGCCGCGTTATCTGAGTTATCGACAGGGCTATGCGGCGATTCTTCAGGGGCAAGGCTGA
- the exbB gene encoding tonB-system energizer ExbB, with translation MTSNPLSASPTKRPSPLRAASAVAALLCSLLLAPTAAFADQHAPATAPAASAPAAEHPQTDPAAPLATAPATDPAQAEGLPVAGQDTPEVLEADNSLGMAHDLSPWGMYQNADIIVKLVMIGLAIASIITWTIWIAKGFELLGAKRRLRGEIAALKKATTLKEASATAAKEGTLAHLLVHDALEEMRLSANSREKEGIKERVSFRLERLVAACGRNMSSGTGVLATIGSTAPFVGLFGTVWGIMNSFIGIAKTQTTNLAVVAPGIAEALLATALGLVAAIPAVVIYNVFARSITGYRAQVADASAEVLLLVSRDLDHQPAERSAQPHMVKVG, from the coding sequence ATGACAAGCAATCCACTCTCCGCCTCGCCAACCAAACGCCCAAGCCCACTGCGCGCCGCAAGCGCGGTTGCTGCGCTGCTGTGCAGCCTGCTGCTGGCTCCGACCGCAGCCTTCGCCGACCAGCACGCCCCGGCCACCGCGCCGGCCGCCAGCGCTCCAGCCGCCGAACACCCTCAGACTGACCCGGCAGCCCCCCTGGCCACTGCGCCAGCCACCGATCCGGCCCAGGCCGAAGGCCTTCCGGTAGCGGGCCAGGACACCCCCGAAGTCCTCGAAGCCGACAACAGCCTGGGCATGGCCCATGACCTGTCGCCCTGGGGCATGTACCAGAACGCCGACATCATCGTGAAACTGGTGATGATTGGCCTGGCCATCGCCTCGATCATCACCTGGACCATCTGGATCGCCAAAGGCTTCGAACTGCTGGGTGCCAAGCGTCGCCTGCGCGGTGAAATCGCTGCCCTGAAAAAGGCCACCACTCTCAAAGAGGCCAGCGCCACGGCCGCCAAGGAGGGCACCCTCGCCCACCTGCTGGTCCACGACGCCCTGGAAGAAATGCGCCTGTCGGCAAACAGCCGTGAGAAAGAAGGCATCAAGGAGCGGGTCAGCTTCCGCCTTGAGCGCCTGGTGGCTGCCTGCGGTCGCAACATGAGCAGCGGCACCGGCGTGCTCGCCACCATCGGTTCCACCGCGCCATTCGTCGGTCTGTTCGGCACCGTGTGGGGCATCATGAACAGCTTCATCGGCATCGCCAAGACCCAAACCACCAACCTCGCCGTGGTTGCCCCGGGCATCGCCGAAGCCCTGCTGGCCACCGCCCTGGGGCTGGTTGCAGCGATCCCGGCGGTCGTGATCTACAACGTCTTCGCTCGCTCCATCACCGGCTACCGCGCCCAGGTGGCCGATGCCTCGGCAGAAGTCCTGCTGCTGGTCAGCCGCGACCTGGACCACCAGCCAGCCGAGCGCTCCGCACAACCGCACATGGTGAAAGTGGGGTAA
- the exbD gene encoding TonB system transport protein ExbD codes for MGLHLKEGAGDDLAENHEINVTPFIDVMLVLLIIFMVAAPLATVDIKVDLPASSAKPAPRPEKPVFLSVKADQRLFIGEEEVKAETLGAILDARTQGKKDTTIFFQADKGVNYGDLMSVMDNLRAAGYLKVGLVGLETAAKK; via the coding sequence ATGGGCTTGCATTTGAAAGAAGGCGCAGGCGACGACCTGGCCGAAAACCACGAAATCAACGTCACGCCGTTCATCGACGTGATGCTGGTATTGCTGATCATCTTCATGGTGGCCGCCCCGCTGGCCACCGTGGACATCAAGGTCGACCTTCCCGCCTCCAGCGCCAAACCGGCGCCGCGTCCGGAAAAACCGGTATTCCTCAGCGTCAAGGCCGACCAGCGCCTGTTCATCGGCGAAGAGGAAGTCAAGGCCGAGACCCTGGGCGCCATTCTCGACGCCCGCACCCAAGGCAAGAAGGATACGACCATCTTCTTCCAGGCCGACAAGGGCGTGAACTACGGCGATCTGATGAGCGTCATGGACAACCTGCGGGCCGCCGGCTACCTGAAAGTCGGCCTGGTCGGACTTGAGACGGCAGCCAAGAAATGA